The following proteins come from a genomic window of Trifolium pratense cultivar HEN17-A07 linkage group LG4, ARS_RC_1.1, whole genome shotgun sequence:
- the LOC123923736 gene encoding receptor-like protein kinase, whose amino-acid sequence MTYRTSFSSRIATLLLLTISFLHGATTLTSDGLTLLLLMRKWTSVPPHINSSWNSSDSNPCSWVGVQCDHTHNVISLNLTSHGIFGQLGPEIGNLYHLQTLLLLGNGFSGKVPLELSNCSLLENLDLSENRFSGKIPYSLKKLQNLQLIRLSSNILTGEIPDSLFEIPSLKEVSLHSNLLSGPIPTNIGNLTNLLRLYLYGNQLSGAIPSSLGNCSKLEDLQLSFNRLRGEIPVTIWRIPSLVHILVHNNSLSGELPFEMTNLKYLKNISLFENQFSGVIPQSLGINSRIVKLDCMNNKFSGNIPPNLCFGKNLRELNMGRNQFQGGIPSGIGRCATLRRLILNENSFSGLLPEFESNLNLKYMDMGKNNISGQIPSSLGNCTKLTYINLSWNKFVGPIPSDLGNLVNLVILDLAHNNLVGPFPPQLSNCTKMDRLNVGFNFLNGSFPSSLRSWTGITTLVLRENYFTGGIPGFLAEFSNLRELQLGGNLFGGKIPRTMGTMHNLFYGLNLSANGLSGDIPAEIGKLKLLQSLDISSNNLTGSIDAIEGLVSLIEINISYNLFNGSVPTGLTKLLNSSPSSFIGNPLLCFSCLSCIETSFVNPCVYKSSNHKSISTVQIVMIELGSSIFITVVILIIIRIYFLKMSCSPLVMVLKAMAKLYDCYNFGRGIVHKSQQGRESEMASDLKQQSDIERGATLSQQSYNERGAAPASEFSKWSYYIEKGVGRIGVTYAREFNISGKEKSRTLKDVVLEATENLNQRYIIGKGGHGTVYKAIIGQQIFAVKKVEFGRNKKKRLSIIRNEIEVLGMFKHRNLLKHADYWIGEEYGLVLCEFMKNGSLHDILHEKKPPPPLTWNVRCKIAVGIAQGLLYLHYDCVPRIVHRDIKPKNILVDDNMEPIIADFGTALCKKVLEDSNSHSTIRKMLSSHVVGTPGYIAPENAYDIVPGRKSDVYSYGVVLLELLTRKKLLVPSLNDEAEDTPLVIWARSVWMETGKIEKIVDPYLASEFSSSVAIAKQVAAVLSLAFRCIEKDPGKRPNMKGVISIYNKNLFKLRRDEVQYVDVLAIKLMGNGKLQADKFVRIASLIVPKITYSSRSLIFLSSITGPILTKPFNWFFLLRWGQYRHLQKSLYSQTKSYYSITINTDQTEATVQISV is encoded by the exons ATGACATATAGAACTAGTTTTAGCAGTAGAATTGCTACCCTCTTGTTATTGACTATTTCCTTCTTGCATGGTGCTACTACTCTTACCTCTGATGGGTTGACTCTGTTGTTATTGATGAGAAAGTGGACTTCTGTTCCTCCTCACATCAATTCTAGCTGGAATTCTTCTGATTCCAATCCATGTTCATGGGTTGGTGTTCAATGTGACCATACCCATAACGTCATTTCCCTTAATCTCACTAGTCATGGGATTTTTGGTCAACTTGGACCGGAAATTGGAAACCTTTATCACTTGCAGACCCTTTTGTTGTTGGGTAATGGTTTCTCAGGAAAAGTGCCTTTAGAGTTAAGCAACTGTAGTTTGCTTGAGAATTTAGATCTTTCTGAGAACAGATTTAGTGGAAAGATACCGTATAGTTTGAAAAAGTTGCAAAATTTACAGTTAATAAGATTGTCTTCCAATATACTGACTGGCGAAATTCCAGattctttgtttgaaattccTTCCCTTAAAGAAGTGAGTCTACACAGTAACCTACTTAGTGGTCCTATTCCAACCAATATTGGAAACTTGACAAATCTGTTAAGGTTGTATCTATATGGTAATCAGTTGTCAGGGGCTATTCCTTCATCTCTTGGTAATTGCAGTAAGCTAGAGGACCTTCAACTGTCTTTCAACCGTTTGAGAGGCGAAATTCCAGTCACTATTTGGAGAATTCCTAGTCTTGTGCACATCTTGGTTCACAACAATAGCCTCTCTGGGGAACTACCTTTTGAAATGACAAACCTTAAGTATCTAAAAAATATCTCATTGTTTGAAAATCAGTTCTCAGGAGTCATACCTCAAAGCTTGGGAATCAACAGCAGAATAGTGAAGTTGGACTGTATGAATAACAAGTTCAGTGGTAATATCCCACCAAATCTTTGCTTTGGAAAGAATTTGCGCGAGCTCAATATGGGAAGAAATCAATTTCAAGGTGGCATACCTTCTGGTATAGGAAGATGTGCAACTCTAAGGAGGTTGATTCTCAATGAGAATAGTTTCAGTGGACTTCTTCCCGAGTTTGAAAGCAATTTGAATCTGAAATACATGGACATGGGCAAGAACAATATTAGTGGACAGATTCCATCAAGTTTGGGAAATTGCACAAAGCTCACATACATTAATTTGTCATGGAACAAATTTGTAGGGCCAATACCATCAGATCTTGGAAATCTTGTGAATCTTGTGATTTTGGATCTTGCTCACAACAACTTGGTAGGTCCTTTTCCACCTCAGCTGTCAAATTGTACTAAAATGGATCGTTTGAATGTGGGATTCAATTTCCTAAATGGATCGTTCCCTTCAAGTTTAAGAAGTTGGACAGGCATAACCACATTGGTATTAAGAGAAAATTACTTCACAGGAGGTATCCCGGGGTTTTTGGCAGAATTTAGCAACCTTCGCGAGTTACAACTTGGTGGAAATTTGTTTGGAGGCAAAATACCTCGAACAATGGGAACAATGCACAATCTGTTCTATGGATTGAATTTGAGTGCTAATGGCTTGTCAGGTGACATTCCTGCAGAAATTGGGAAGCTTAAACTGCTGCAAAGTCTAGACATATCCTCAAACAATTTGACAGGAAGTATAGATGCTATTGAAGGTCTTGTTTCAttaattgaaatcaatatttctTACAATCTCTTCAATGGTTCTGTACCAACAGGTCTAACGAAGTTATTGAATTCCTCACCATCTTCATTCATCGGTAACCCTCTCCTTTGTTTCAGTTGTTTGAGTTGCATTGAAACTAGTTTTGTTAATCCATGTGTCTACAAATCAAGTAATCACAAAAGCATCAGTACTGTTCAAATTGTGATGATAGAACTTGGATCCTCGATATTTATTACTGTTGTGATCCTAATAATAATTCGAATTTATTTCCTCAAGATGTCATGTTCCCCACTGGTGATGGTGTTGAAGGCTATGGCTAAATTATACGATTGCTATAATTTTGGCAGAGGAATTGTGCATAAAAGCCAGCAGGGCCGAGAATCGGAAATGGCGTCTGATCTTAAGCAACAGTCTGATATTGAAAGAGGAGCTACACTTAGCCAACAGTCTTACAATGAAAGAGGAGCTGCTCCGGCGTCCGAGTTTAGCAAATGGTCCTATTATATTGAAAAAGGAGTTGGAAGGATTGGAGTCACATATGCTCGAGAATTCAATATCTCAGGCAAAGAGAAGTCGCGTACCCTTAAGGATGTAGTGTTGGAGGCTACTGAAAATCTAAATCAACGGTATATTATTGGCAAGGGAGGACATGGTACTGTGTACAAAGCCATAATTGGTCAACAGATTTTTGCTGTAAAGAAGGTTGAATTTGGACGGAACAAGAAAAAGCGGCTAAGTATCATACGTAATGAAATTGAAGTCCTTGGGATGTTTAAGCATCGAAATTTGTTGAAACATGCAGACTACTGGATTGGTGAGGAATATGGTTTAGTCTTatgtgaattcatgaaaaatgGAAGCCTTCATGATATTTTGCATGAAAAGAAACCACCACCACCGTTAACATGGAATGTTCGGTGTAAAATAGCTGTTGGAATTGCTCAAGGACTACTATATCTGCATTATGATTGTGTTCCACGAATAGTGCACCGAGACATAAAACCAAAGAACATACTTGTTGACGACAATATGGAGCCTATCATAGCTGATTTTGGCACTGCCCTATGCAAGAAGGTGTTAGAGGATTCTAATAGTCATTCAACAATCCGGAAAATGCTTTCGTCACACGTTGTTGGTACTCCTGGCTATATTGCACCGG AGAATGCATATGATATTGTGCCGGGAAGAAAGTCGGATGTATATAGCTATGGAGTTGTTTTGCTCGAGCTATTAACCAGAAAGAAACTGTTAGTCCCGTCTTTGAATGATGAGGCAGAGGATACCCCCTTAGTGATCTGGGCTAGATCTGTATGGATGGAAACAGGCAAAATTGAGAAGATTGTTGATCCATACCTTGCAAGTGAATTTTCCAGTTCAGTAGCAATAGCCAAGCAAGTTGCTGCAGTCCTTTCATTGGCATTCCGATGCATAGAGAAGGATCCAGGAAAGAGGCCGAACATGAAAGGTGTTATTAGCATTTATAATAAGAACTTGTTTAAGCTGAGGCGTGATGAGGTTCAATATGTCGATGTGCTTGCAATTAAACTGATGGGAAATGGTAAGTTGCAGGCAGACAAGTTTGTTCGGATAGCTTCTCTAATTGTTCCAAAAATAACCTATTCTTCGCGTAGTTTAATCTTCCTTTCCTCTATCACTGGTCCAATACTCACCAAACCTTTCAACTGGTTTTTCCTTTTACGTTGGGGTCAATATAGGCATCTGCAGAAATCCTTGTACTCACAGACCAAATCATACTACTCTATAACTATAAACACTGATCAAACCGAGGCCACTGTCCAAATTAGTGTATAG